One part of the Sorangiineae bacterium MSr11954 genome encodes these proteins:
- a CDS encoding aminotransferase class I/II-fold pyridoxal phosphate-dependent enzyme, with translation MQTADDAAYAGRHVQVDGVELLNFGGCSYLGLEQRTELRDGAIAAIRRYGTQFSFSRAYVQSPLYQQLEAALDAMTGGFALVAPSTTLAHIAALPVLVQPGDAVLVDLLTHASVHVASGLLGSTPVTSVPHNDIDRLDHKIARLANKYRRIWLLLDGLYSMHGDFAPLEPLRALMQKHPALHLYMDDAHATSWLGKHGRGWVLDNLSERDRVVVALSLNKAFSAGGSALILPTAQARATVRRCGGPMLFSGPVPPPMLGAAVASAELHLRPEFSDLQRDVMERIDLVLALAEQLGVHFVTEERSPIFFVHCGHLGAMVHLTRALRTRGIYVSPCPFPSVPTGQEGIRFTVSRHNTEEDIRYLMEALSIENRKLHEGQESGTIAIEHGLPPDPIETPVAS, from the coding sequence ATGCAGACGGCGGACGACGCCGCATACGCCGGCCGACACGTTCAGGTCGATGGCGTGGAGCTCCTCAATTTTGGCGGCTGCAGCTATCTCGGGCTCGAGCAGCGGACCGAGCTGAGAGACGGCGCGATCGCAGCCATTCGCCGCTATGGCACGCAGTTTTCGTTCTCGCGAGCGTACGTCCAGTCGCCTCTCTACCAGCAACTCGAAGCAGCGCTCGATGCGATGACCGGAGGCTTTGCGCTGGTCGCTCCATCCACGACATTGGCCCATATCGCCGCCCTGCCCGTCCTCGTCCAACCTGGCGATGCCGTGCTCGTGGATCTGCTCACCCACGCGAGCGTACACGTCGCGAGCGGATTGCTCGGATCGACGCCCGTTACGTCCGTACCGCACAATGACATCGATCGACTGGACCACAAGATTGCACGGCTCGCGAACAAGTATCGCCGCATCTGGCTGCTGCTGGATGGGCTCTATTCGATGCATGGCGATTTCGCACCGCTCGAGCCTCTTCGCGCGCTGATGCAGAAGCATCCCGCGCTTCATCTGTATATGGACGACGCGCACGCAACGTCGTGGCTCGGAAAACATGGGCGCGGTTGGGTGCTCGACAACCTCTCCGAGCGAGACCGGGTGGTGGTCGCGCTCTCCTTGAACAAGGCATTCTCCGCCGGGGGGAGCGCATTGATCCTTCCAACGGCGCAAGCGCGTGCGACCGTGCGCCGCTGCGGGGGGCCCATGCTGTTCTCCGGTCCCGTGCCGCCGCCGATGCTGGGGGCCGCCGTCGCCTCCGCAGAACTGCACCTTCGCCCCGAATTTTCGGACCTTCAGCGCGACGTGATGGAGCGCATCGACCTGGTGCTCGCGCTCGCCGAGCAGCTCGGGGTTCACTTCGTGACCGAGGAGCGGAGCCCCATCTTCTTCGTCCATTGCGGCCATCTCGGCGCGATGGTTCACCTCACCCGAGCGCTGCGGACGCGAGGGATCTATGTAAGCCCCTGTCCGTTCCCCTCGGTACCTACGGGGCAAGAGGGGATCCGATTCACGGTTTCGCGACACAACACGGAGGAGGACATCCGCTACCTCATGGAGGCGCTGTCCATCGAGAATCGAAAGCTCCACGAGGGGCAGGAGAGCGGCACGATCGCCATCGAGCACGGGCTCCCGCCCGATCCTATCGAGACGCCAGTTGCGTCCTGA